Genomic segment of Citrus sinensis cultivar Valencia sweet orange chromosome 7, DVS_A1.0, whole genome shotgun sequence:
CCAAAACCTCTTTAGGAATATTATCAACAAGCCATTTAGGCCAGCCATCAACCAGCTCGTCTTCActaatcttcttcttcaccgACTTCCGCGACCGGCTTCCGccatcaccaccaccattCCTCACCCTCTCTCCCACTCCATTACCATCACCCCCATGCCTAGACACCTTCCCATTCTCCTTCCCCACCGCCTTCTGCACCACAACTCTACCTGCACTCACTCCCTTCACATACCCACCTTCCATTTTCAATCTCTCAACCACATTTTGAGGCGGCGACAACTTGGCCTGAATACACCCCATGAATGATCAGACACCAAACCAAACCAGAACCTCTCAAAAACTTCACCACACAGTCAACACTAATGGTGATAATTGATATGTGACATTGAAACTTAGAGTTCTTTTGTGGGTGTGTGAAATGGggaacattaaagaaaaaaaatttcccttttttgtTGTCTCTTTTTGTGATCATCAACAAGGATGAATATGAAAAGCAAAGATGGCAATGTACATACAAGCCGTCCATTAGCCGGCAAATTTTTGGAATTATGCAAAAGGGAGAAGAGTGAGGGGTTTGAATTTGGCTGAAAAATTTGAGGAaccttttaattattattattattattattattattattaacgaTTTTCTCCATTATCAAAGCTCAGGGGGGCTAAGTTATCAAGGGAATGTTGTTACAGTGTTtatgttttagtttttttatatttacagaaaaataagtttaattggcaattaaaaatttttggcGGGTAGGAATTAGTAACTGTcgtatatatacaaataagtTTAGAATTTTGCcaaaaatcaacaataattTACTAATCAATTAGTCAGATATTGAATATTAAACTGGGTTAAAttggattatttattttattatttatttaaaaaaagaaaagaaaaataaccaatcTATCAATGGAACAGCCATATGAAACAAACCAAATCAGTTTTTAAATGCATTTTTGAACTGGAGATtgggttgattttttttcccctttttttaagTAGTAAAAGTGTAAAACCAAAATTTAATACCTATGTTCACGAGTTCTGTTTATGGAATATAGTCTTTTTttgttacaaattaaaataaaatcagatACATAAAGGGCATGTTTGGTATGTTGGAGTAGATTAGATTTGATAGTATACCAGAAGATTAAGTTggattatatttaatattaccGTATATTTTGTCTAGAATTCGATTGAACtcaactaatttaattaagttaaaagaaaattaaatatattaatattaaattaataattatgggatatttttaaattatttattcattaaagtaaattaatttaaattttttaattaatatttatgtagACAATAGACATGTTGTTTATAATTCTATTTTATAGATGCTGTGTCGTAAAACTTTATGGAATAAGTATGATATGCCGTTTATTAATCAGACAGAAATTTAATGACATGTTCGTAATCTCAACCAAACACACCCAGCTTCTTTTCTAAGCACGCGTTTCAAAAATAAGAACTCataagaaaagtaaaaagcTTTTTCTCCCATAATTTTTAGCCtaaataaatcacacataaTTTGGAACATGATGCTGCTATCCGTTAATGAACAAATAGGTGATGATAGAATCAGAGTACCAAAATATAGACTAATTATAGTTTATTCCTATGAGCTTTGTAGGGAATATCCAACTTCGATGCTACAATCATTTACAGAAGAATTTGAACAAAATCATGGAGTTCGAACCTTGACATGCAAGAAATACTTTAACCAATCATCAAGATTCAGTTTATTCGTTATCATTTTTCCCCGTCTCCATTATGTTTGTATCTTCAAGAGGAATCTTTTAGTCTGCAACAAGTTGTTTCGAATTAACAGACTGCTAATTAACAAATCCACTTCGAGAGGATGATAAGCCGAGATCAAATGTTCCCATAGAGTCGGTCTGCATCAAATGAGAAAAGAgcagagaaaaaagaaagtttaaACACATGGTAAAGTAAAATGATCAACACAATTTCCAGAAGAAATGTAATGTACCCATTTGATGTCTGACAGCCCAAGGCTGCTTTCATCGTTAAGCAGACGTGAAAAAAGCAGCAGGTCTGTCTCGGATTTTTTACTAGTATTGCTCTGTTGAAGCCCTGATTGGATGTTCTCCTGCACAAGATAGAATGAAAACTTAAAGAAGAATATATTGAGGCACATCTTGGGCAAGGAAAATGAATAACAGTACACGAACTATATCATGACTAAAATCAAcgtgttcttttttttttttgtcaactAGCCTTTACAGAGATATGAATGCTCAGAGAACCAAAACCGAACTCTTTTAGAATAACAAGACTTTGAAGTAAGAAAGATGGGTACATACGAAAAACGCACAAGGAGCCAGAGAAAGCAGGACGATCTGAGAACATGACAGTACAGTCTGAACAAAAACTTACACCATTTaaagaaactttaaaaattttagcatATCAAAATGCCTTACAAGGAAGATCCTTTTGGGccaaataaatttctaatttcaagGGAATCTCCTAATAGAATACCAGTAAAGCTGAATCCAAAGAACGCGGcgtaagaagaaatttttgccAAAGCTCTCATCTTcctaaaatgttaaaaatccCAAATCAAGCATTCAAATCTATATAGATGACCAACATATATTTTCTCACAAATTCGATCCAACCATCATTATCAAGGGCAAACTATGCTAATAACTGTCTACTTATGCCTCTAAGTAGTTATGTGggagaaaaatacaaaaacaaaaccaacAAAAGCTTTCTGTGGGGGAAAAAACAAACTATTCCATTGTTGCAAcaataagataaattttttagcaAAACTCAGTCCCAGTAGGAACCTTGAATTTCTCAGCTTCAGCCCCCTGACTGCAGGAAATATTTCCACCCAAACCTAGAGTATCTTTCCCTGAGGAAGAGAATTTTTGGAATGCAAATGCATGGCATGTGTCTTCAGCATCCAAAATAGATGAGCGTGGCTGTTGAGGGGCTGGTTGTGGACCTTGAGGATGATTCATTTGGGCAGCAAGAAAAGCATCAAATGAATCAGAAATTAACTGAGATGGCTGCGAGTCTGCATTGCTCCCATTTGATTTCATCTCACTATTAAACTTTCCCTGCAAAGATGCTTCGGACAGCAAGCCTCCAATGCTTATGTTTGTTAGCATATCATCCCAGAGTAGTGATGGTTGGCCAATACTACCATCTGTCCTCACGTCATTATCCTAGATTGATCACAATGATTATTTTAGAAACAGCAAAACTTAAGAAAATATCTATACCAACTAAAAGTCTTGACTTAAGGATAGAAAATTTAGAAGCATATATAAGCAAGTGCtagttaatcaattaaatctgCAAAGCTGATTTTGACCATTTTACTTTCTTCCAAATAAGTATCAACCAATTCTTCAGAAAATATTACTATCTGATAGAAAAGATGATAAATGCTGAATCCAGATCTGCTCACTAGCCATGTGCACCAGAGACAAATTCTTAAAGAGGTTCTCATGCTAACTTATGAAGCATTCTCACAATATGCTTATACAggaaataacaataataataatgataataacaaCTGGTAAATGACATCATACCCTGGGACCAACAGGTCTATCAAAAGACATCTTCTCAGCTAAACCTGTATTTGTTGATCCACTTTCAATAAAAGGTTTGAGCTCTCCTCTTGTTGCATCTATTTGCTTTACTATGCCATTTGTATTCTCCACGTTGGTACTGCAACTTCTCTGTAAACCTTGAGCTTTTAAACAACCCTCTAGGGAAGTCGTTGTAGAGGGTACTCCACCGGTTTCCGTTTTGAGATTGGACGACCAGCCATACCttataaaaaggaaatgagtCAGAATCTGGAACTAAATTACTGCGagcaaacaataaaagaaagtgAGCAGTCCTCCAACCTCAAACGGAAAACAGTAGGGTTTCCTATAGCTGCATAGACATCTCCTGCACTGATGTCATTGTCATTCATAGTCCATCTGTAACTAGCCAAATTCTCCAAAGTATTATAGGGGAAGAACATGGGTTCCCCAAGAGCAATGCTTGAACTACCCCACTTGCTCTTAAGGTGCTTAAGCACAGAAGATATCTTCTTTCGAGTGCTTAGAGTGAGTTCCAAGTATGGATGAAATCCATCCtacaagaagaaaaacaataataacagtGCATAGTGATTTATCTTGTGAAGAGtttctaattaattcaaagctttttttttcacaaatttaCCTTTTCTAATCCCATACGAGTCTTTTCATCTATGGGAAAGAGCTGTAACTTGATTTTTGCCAAGGGGTGAAGTATTTTTCCTGGATAAAGTTCAAATACTGGTGATTTAGTAGCTGATTTCATAAGGCATGTACCTTTGACTGGATATTTTACTACAACTGAGCTAGAAGGTAaacaattttcatcattttcaactgaaaaatcatcaattttcCCTGAAAAGAGAAGATTCAATCCAATTGTaagtttattgaaaataaatgaaagcaACTATGGTATAACTAACAGGTGGCATGatcaaaattcttaaaaagaaatctagatgCAAAAGCAAGAAGGAATATGAAGACAACCTTGAGCCGTTAATTTGTTTCTTAGGAATAGAGTTAAGGTTTTTAATTAAGACAGGAAATTGGCAAGTTCACTGGTTTTCGTTCAATGGAGGGCCAAATTTGTTAATGCTTGCTTTATGGTTCCAAAAAAACCCGgcttcaataaattttggcGTGAGCTTATAGTATATACAAACACTATGCCGGAAATTACTACAGGTTTTATACAAACCAATACTCATAGGCTTAGCTCCATCTTGTCCTATTTTAATGTAGCATATCAGTTTTACACCGTAGGCCTAAAAGCTTGTGGATATCAAATTCATTCATAGCTGAAATCATAGTTACTCCAATCCCAGCCTTGAAGGTTATCATATTCAAATCTGATTTAAGAAGTACTCCTCATTTTCACCCTAGGTTGAACCAAAAGGCCACATAGGCCCTGAAGTTAAATCTGAAAAACTTTGCATTGACACTTTACAAGTAGCAGTGGCAACATGAGCATTTGTACAAGAATTGATTGCTAGACAAATGCAGCAAGCATAAAAACGAGGTGCCTTACCTGTTGCTTTGTGGCACCTCCCCAAAGTTCTCTTAGTAGATCTCATAACTCCGTCACTACTTATACCCACATTGTGTTCTGTTTGAGCCACAATTACTTTTCCCCTTCGCTTTCTAGCAGATGTCATGGCAATTCAGCTCTTTTGCAAGTTAAACCAATTGTCAAACTGCATCAGTATTCTCTACGAGTCAAAAGTATTTCAAACCATAAATAGCCAACAGATTCAGTCAGCTAATATCGCTGCACAAGCATAATGCAGCAGAAGGTAAGTTGATGCAAGGTCAGGGATTAACAATATTCTGCTCACTAAGAATgccaaaaatattgaaatataaaCTAAACTCATCTTAAGCTTGAGGATGTCTCCGAATCTGGATAGCTAGATCTCATTCATTCCATGGAATAACAAGAAATAACACAAATTCATTCAGAGTCTAAATACTGAAGACTTCATATACTCAAGTCTAATGTGCATCAAAGGGCTACGAAAGACCCATATTTATAGCAACAGATAACCTATTGTAGCTAAACTAGAAATATGACCTAAACAAGAATTAAACTATAAGaaggaataaaaattaatacaagagactggattttttaatttgtttgaaacAATTGATCTATAGTCAATATGACCGTTACACTAAAGAAACAATCTAAATGCCATAAGTTCtgaaatcaataatttttattcataattaaaGACACTAAAAGAGGCGGCTGCAACTAATTTAACTGGtagattaattttttccctttctacAAAGTGGCCTAAGATTGAATCTTGTTCACTCCAAAAGGAAAGTTTGCTAAATGCAAGAGAGTTAACTCCTGTTTGCAACCTATATTCCTGAAATACAATTTAGATAtcgaaagaaaatgaaaggaataataataaaaaaaaatggagaactAGCAAACTTAAACCAAAGCTAACTAAAACCAAATACAAGCACAGTATTGTGTCTCGAAATGGTTTCAGCACAGTTAGAGAATTTCCAAAGAGTCAGAAGTGATTCTATATCAACTTTTCAAGATCAAAAAAGCACTTGGATTTCTACctagcaaaaataaatggtagtGGCTTCCCTAAAAAgcctatttaaaaaaaaaattacaaagtttattccaaaaaaattcttttaattatttctatagaAAGTGGTTTCATCCCTTGTTTTTCAACAAAATCACTCTGCAGTCATATAATTCCaacaaacagaaaattaaaagttctCCCAATTTGAtctccataaaaaaaaaaataacaatctCCCAAAATTGATTTCTCCTATTTTTAACTTCAGAAGAAGCAAAATTTCTTACATTAATTTAActcaaaaaaggaaaaaaaaaagtcaaagttCAGTAAAAAATCTaactctttcattttttttattgttattaagaTTTTAACTTCGGCACGAGATGCATTAAATCAAAGAAACCCTAATATCACCAATCGACTCTAATTTACGCCTCGATGCTAATAATCAAAGATGCGacttgatattaaaatattaatgaaagtGTTCAAAAcgaaattaaattacataacAACGTACataaatcattaataaaatcagattaattttattaaaacttaaaagaagtaaaaattattagaaaattgaCGTACCTAAATCAGAGCGCAGAAGGGGAGAGAGAGTGGGGtttggatttgattgaaattGGACAAACACGTTGGCGGGAACGAAATTTTACGAAACGGATAAGGGCGCGTTTGCGTGCGCCATTTTATAACTGAGTGGAGAATCATGGGCCGGACAATATAATCGGGCTTTGTGAGTGTTGTTTTGGGCCTTTGTgggtaaattttcatttagctACTTAACGTTTAGTTAAATTACATACATCCACATTTAGTTTGGAAAAAGTGGacctttttgaaatatatcttCATAAACATAAAGTCCTTCCGTGTGTAAAATTGGAACCTCACACATACAATTTTGGGTCTAGCTACGTTAGTTATGCTCTAAATTAAAGCATCTATTAGAATCATTAGATCTAAAGTTGAAAGAACCAATAATCATTTCAACtttaaatctaataattatgaaaaacgCTCTGACTTAGAACATCTCTAacatagtaattttttaataattttttatcaacaaCAAATTTTCCTAAAAGCCCGACCaaataattatctaataacTTTATTTAGCTAACTACTCAAATTCGAATACGAATTTTCATATACTCTACTCCATATAAGATTATGTATTGTAGAAGATTTTTGTTCAACATAGATCAACGATGATTACATTTGTTGCCATCCttgcaacaaagtaaattCCAATAAATATGACTCCCATTTAGTGAATATAATATTGGTTtcgttttccatttttcttcctcttttggACGTGCAATTCAAGCAGAACCGTCTAATGTGTGATTTGCAAATTGCCTTGTCCTTTTCAAGGCCCTTTACGATGGCTCGAATAAACTAACAAACAAGTaccaataatattttacaaataacttaCTAATAGATAGCGTACATGACAAACATTTGATGCGAATGTTAAAAGGTGATTAAAGTACCCTTTAAAGAAGATCCTAGCGATAATCCACTTCCATCTCCCCAATCCCCACAGACCCCACTCATGCAACCTCTCATTGTTTCCAAGCACTTGATTGTGAGAACTCTAAAActagaagaaattaaaccaTTAACAGATATATGTAGTTAAAATGACCTTGCACTACATTTCAGCTAATTGTAAGCATTCTAACCACAGAAATTTTAGAcagaaaaacattaaaaactATGTAAGAAAAAACACACAAGAAATTTCAGTAAGTAAATTCATGGCCTGGACTATCGGCATGCATATCCATAGAATCGGAACTGGGGGAATTGGCATCCCTGTTTTGCTGGTGATGAGCATTGTTGGTGTCACCATTCCGAGGTCCGTTTCCAGGCGGCATTTGGTAACCACCTTGTGTCAAGTCATAGTGTTGGAGGCTCCGGCGAACTGGGCTGGAGAGAGCGTTTGAAAAGACTGAGTTCTTAGCTTGATGATCAGGCTGCCCAGATCGAACTCCAGGTCCGACTGTTGATGGTGCATATGGAATAGAAGAAAATGGAAGTCCTGAGTTGTTTAATACGGCTTGGGAATGCTGGTGCTGAACTGCCAGCCTGGGGGACATTGGCGGCTCCTCTGCTCCATATTCAAGCTCATTCTACAAAacatcataataaaaaattaaaataatttcgcagaaataattaaattcttctATGCGTCTTCCACTGCATTTGGATGCTCCAATAAGAAAGCAGCCATCCATTTGATACAAACATATCCACTCATATTAGAAAATGTGAGATGCCAGTCACCAAAGcactaaaaaagaatattcCATACCTGATATGCCATACCCTCATTTGGGATGCTGCGAAAAACATGCACTCGTGTTCAAAAGCAATCACTTAAGCAAATGGTCATAACTCCGTTTAAGTGGGCCAACATATTACTTAAATTTCATTTCCTAATACCTCATGAATCCACAAAAAAGcttttaattatcattatcagTTTCAGGTAATAAAAATACACTACAAGGGAAAGACAAATGGGTACGTGCAACAATTGTCAATCGCACTCATCAGGTGCAATCAAAACAAGCTGAAAAGGCAACAAGCTAATGAAAGTCCCCAAGGCAAGCATGACATATATCCTAAACTAAAAAGATATGCTATAACTTCATGTCATTCACACCATGCAAAGCTAAGAGTCACAAATCAGATCAAAATGATCTTTAGTGAAGACCAAATGAACAAATGCCTGAACCAAAATACATTCACATTCCACCTATCAGcttaccttttttttcttttttcttttctcttttttgccCTCTGTACGATGAATGATAGAAAATAGTCGATCCTTAGTGATCTTGGGAATGAAGACCCATACTGAAGTGAAATATTATTAGAACTACACGAAGACGGGTAGCATCCTTTAATTTTGATGGTTCAAGACCATCTGGCCTTTCATTACTAGCAAGGTTTGGTTCTAATTTAAAGTAAACTCAAATACCCATTTGTATTTCGGTGTTAGATGCATCACCGTTCA
This window contains:
- the LOC102606976 gene encoding TSL-kinase interacting protein 1 isoform X2, with amino-acid sequence MTSARKRRGKVIVAQTEHNVGISSDGVMRSTKRTLGRCHKATGKILHPLAKIKLQLFPIDEKTRMGLEKDGFHPYLELTLSTRKKISSVLKHLKSKWGSSSIALGEPMFFPYNTLENLASYRWTMNDNDISAGDVYAAIGNPTVFRLRYGWSSNLKTETGGVPSTTTSLEGCLKAQGLQRSCSTNVENTNGIVKQIDATRGELKPFIESGSTNTGLAEKMSFDRPVGPRDNDVRTDGSIGQPSLLWDDMLTNISIGGLLSEASLQGKFNSEMKSNGSNADSQPSQLISDSFDAFLAAQMNHPQGPQPAPQQPRSSILDAEDTCHAFAFQKFSSSGKDTLGLGGNISCSQGAEAEKFKENIQSGLQQSNTSKKSETDLLLFSRLLNDESSLGLSDIKWTDSMGTFDLGLSSSRSGFVN
- the LOC102606673 gene encoding uncharacterized protein LOC102606673, which translates into the protein MAKKRKSDATRLDEVDRTMYTTFCSAANSLSQLYTQAMNHQRLCFQAGERHALEKLYQWILRQQEEGSRVTTVDIVSYLQNELEYGAEEPPMSPRLAVQHQHSQAVLNNSGLPFSSIPYAPSTVGPGVRSGQPDHQAKNSVFSNALSSPVRRSLQHYDLTQGGYQMPPGNGPRNGDTNNAHHQQNRDANSPSSDSMDMHADSPGHEFTY
- the LOC102606976 gene encoding TSL-kinase interacting protein 1 isoform X1; the encoded protein is MTSARKRRGKVIVAQTEHNVGISSDGVMRSTKRTLGRCHKATGKIDDFSVENDENCLPSSSVVVKYPVKGTCLMKSATKSPVFELYPGKILHPLAKIKLQLFPIDEKTRMGLEKDGFHPYLELTLSTRKKISSVLKHLKSKWGSSSIALGEPMFFPYNTLENLASYRWTMNDNDISAGDVYAAIGNPTVFRLRYGWSSNLKTETGGVPSTTTSLEGCLKAQGLQRSCSTNVENTNGIVKQIDATRGELKPFIESGSTNTGLAEKMSFDRPVGPRDNDVRTDGSIGQPSLLWDDMLTNISIGGLLSEASLQGKFNSEMKSNGSNADSQPSQLISDSFDAFLAAQMNHPQGPQPAPQQPRSSILDAEDTCHAFAFQKFSSSGKDTLGLGGNISCSQGAEAEKFKENIQSGLQQSNTSKKSETDLLLFSRLLNDESSLGLSDIKWTDSMGTFDLGLSSSRSGFVN